Genomic DNA from Ilyobacter polytropus DSM 2926:
TATAGTTTTTGTGCCCTATAACGATTGTCTCTACCTCAGCCTCTTTTTTACCACAAGCAGCAAATACAACTATTGCAGCCATAAGCAAAATAGTTCTTACTAATTTAATCATTTTGTTCCTCCCTCTTTTTTTATAAAAATAAAATTTATGATCACTCCCGCTATACATTTACTCTGACCTAAAAATCAACAAACTAAAATCTTATATAAATCCTTTTTCCTTTAAGAATTCTTCTGCCACAACTCTTGTAGGAATTCCCTGCTCATCAGCTCTGTAATTCATTTTCTGTATCTCTGCCTCATTGATCTGACCAGAAAGCTTTTCTAGAACTTCCACTACATCTGGGTAAGCCTCTGCAAATTTACCGTTTAAAATTGGTGCCACATAAGCTGGCAGAAAGACGTTTTTATCGTCTTCTAGTATTACCAAGTTGTACTCTAAAAGTTTCCCATCTGTAGAGAAGGCATCTGTAACATCTATCTTAAGCTCTTTTATAGCAGTATAACGGAGTCCTCCATCAAGAGGTTTTTGCTCTTTAAACTCCATACTCGGAAACGCTTTTTTCAGACCTAAGATTCCATCTTCTCTTTCTAGAAATTCCATAGTTGCTCCGATTACCAGTTCACCAGAAACTTTTTCTATATCTGAAAATGTTTTCAGATTATACTTTTCAGCCGTTTCAGGTCTTACTGCCAAAGTATACGTATTATTAAAATTTAATGTATTTAAATAATCTAAATCGTACTCTGCTTTCAGTCCCTCTTTTGCCAACCTATAAACTTCATCAGGATCTGTTAGTCCACTTTTACCTAGAATAGCTGCGTAAGCCGTCCCGCTATACTCAGGATAAAGATCTATATCTCCGTTTTTTACCGCTTCAAAACAAATCTTTGTTCCACCTAATTCTTTTACATCGGTCTTATAATCAGTATGATTCTCAATCATAACTGAAAATATCTGTCCAAGTATCCTTTCTTCAGTAAAGTTTTTATGACCAATCTTAATTGTTTCAACCTCAGCCTCTTTTTTACCACAAGCAGAAAATACAACTATTGCGGCTACTATTAAAATATTTCTAACTAATTTACTCATTTTGCCCCCCAAAATTTTTTAAAAAATAGATCGGCTTTAAAAATAAAAATCATTTATTTACTCTTATTCCCAATTCTAAACTTTAATTAAGCACTCTTTACCCCAAGAGGAGTAAGTTTGTTTTCTAAAATACCCAGTATAAAATCAATTGATATGGCTAGCAGTGCTGTAGGAACAGCTCCTGCAAGTATCATGTTGTTGTTACTCATAGATATACCCTTAAATATAAAGTCTCCCAATCCTCCTGCTCCGATAAGTGCTGCTATCGTTGCAGTACCTATATTGATTACTGTAGATATTCTTATACCACCCATT
This window encodes:
- a CDS encoding glycine betaine ABC transporter substrate-binding protein, whose amino-acid sequence is MSKLVRNILIVAAIVVFSACGKKEAEVETIKIGHKNFTEERILGQIFSVMIENHTDYKTDVKELGGTKICFEAVKNGDIDLYPEYSGTAYAAILGKSGLTDPDEVYRLAKEGLKAEYDLDYLNTLNFNNTYTLAVRPETAEKYNLKTFSDIEKVSGELVIGATMEFLEREDGILGLKKAFPSMEFKEQKPLDGGLRYTAIKELKIDVTDAFSTDGKLLEYNLVILEDDKNVFLPAYVAPILNGKFAEAYPDVVEVLEKLSGQINEAEIQKMNYRADEQGIPTRVVAEEFLKEKGFI